A region of Eschrichtius robustus isolate mEscRob2 chromosome 19, mEscRob2.pri, whole genome shotgun sequence DNA encodes the following proteins:
- the C19H16orf95 gene encoding uncharacterized protein C16orf95 homolog has product MSVVLNSTAFEPPGCLRNAHSLKSQFEPDSASDMRGARLNLNVRKTTSTTRDRDPGWCAPRPRSPVHRKWERSTFQTFGEEVCPIDHSMCPAPSSVHREPICCECQAKFGGRLPVRRAEAVLPYWVPLSLTPKAVPRRCPTAEVQVVGREGAGHSWEYHGIQKMVRFYVPKTTKVCRCPCHHFGGRLPMPRDQAMMPYWVPQVLRSHKKVVKRLQSFKGIPEVPLDVRSGYNRWRICDGEGRCLLKWQQLQVLHQAEPVAPGQPASLPASLLPLSLSLSLLTLLQALLSVIVAIL; this is encoded by the exons ATGTCAGTTGTTTTGAATTCCACGGCCTTCGAACCCCCAGGTTGCTTAAGAAACGCACATTCTCTAAAGTCACAATTTGAGCCCGATTCAGCCAGTGACATGCGGGGCGCCCGGTTAAATCTGAACGTCAGAAAAACGACTTCAACTACAA ggGACAGAGACCCCGGCTGGTGCGCCCCGCGGCCCCGCAGCCCCGTCCATCGGAAATG GGAAAGAAGCACATTTCAAACTTTTGGGGAAGAAGTGTGTCCCATAGATCATTCG ATgtgccctgcccccagctctgtTCACCGAGAGCCCATCTGCTGTGAGTGCCAGGCCAAATTTGGGGGTCGCCTGCCGGTGCGCAGGGCTGAGGCAGTGCTGCCTTACTGGGTCCCTCTGTCCTTGACCCCGAAAGCAG TACCACGCAGATGCCCCACTGCAGAGGTGCAGGTGGTGGGTCGTGAGGGTGCCGGCCACTCCTGGGAATATCATGGA ATCCAAAAGATGGTCCGGTTTTATGTCCCCAAAACCACCAAGGTGTGCCGCTGCCCATGCCACCACTTTGGGGGCCGCCTCCCAATGCCTAGGGATCAGGCCATGATGCCCTACTGGGTGCCCCAGGTCCTGAGGTCTCACAAGAAG GTGGTGAAAAGGCTGCAGAGTTTTAAAGGCATCCCAG AAGTCCCCCTGGACGTGCGCTCTGGGTACAACCGCTGGCGAATCTGTGACGGCGAAGGGCGCTGTCTCCTCAAGTGGCAGCAGCTCCAGGTCCTTCACCAGGCTGAGCCGGTGGCCCCGGGGCAGCCAGCAAGCCTCccggcctccctcctgcccctcagCCTCAGCCTCAGCCTCCTGACCCTCCTCCAGGCCCTACTGAGTGTCATCGTGGCCATCCTGTGA